One Methylosarcina fibrata AML-C10 DNA segment encodes these proteins:
- a CDS encoding glycoside hydrolase family 3 N-terminal domain-containing protein, with product MSAPTVNPQIVARVDQLLAQMTVEEKVGQMTQVDFTVVGAPENANAGEFIDPARLEDAVLRHHVGSIMNTPFTPNNKAQTIETWHKIQEAVRAVAARSRLKIPVLYGIDAIHGATYTQNATLFPQAISMAATFNPDLSFLEGEITAREVRASGLQWNFSPVMDIGRQPLWPRLWETYGEDVRLASVMGSRYIEGHQGADFSAADKGMTCLKHYVGYSLPFNGKDRTPALIGERTLREYFLPPFAAGIRAGAPTLMVNSAEVDGIPGHANHQYLTTILRDELGFKGFTVSDWEDIKRLYTRDKLAASEKEAVKIAVMAGVDMSMVPFDFSFYELLLELANSGEVPMARIDEAVGRILTVKFQAGLFDPPKPPIPAEANFATPEAAAINRQAARESIILAKNDRHLLPLKKNANILVTGPTANLLSVMNGGWTITWQGNSEDLYPKDKPTVVGALQKQSEGKITFVGGRRFDEPIDIAEVVREAGRHDYILLCLGEPPYTETVGNVPSLNLPEEQTALADAVLATGKPVILLTFGGRPRIITTIAEKAQAVLLGFLPGMEGGEAVADILYGAYNPDAKLPITYPRDTNDIMTYDYKPIESFELNTYHPLYPFGHGLSYTTFETSNLELDKPVIGLQENVKVSVDVKNTGRMAGKETVLVYLNDVAASVTRPNKQLKAFNKVALEPGESKRLEFTLTPYDLSFIGVDLKRIVEPGEFTVMVGNEKARFTVKP from the coding sequence GTGAGCGCGCCAACTGTCAATCCCCAAATCGTAGCCCGAGTCGATCAACTTCTGGCTCAAATGACCGTGGAAGAAAAAGTCGGCCAGATGACGCAAGTCGATTTTACCGTGGTCGGCGCGCCTGAGAATGCCAATGCCGGTGAATTCATCGACCCGGCCAGGCTCGAGGATGCGGTATTAAGGCATCATGTGGGATCGATCATGAATACGCCGTTCACGCCGAACAACAAAGCCCAGACTATCGAAACGTGGCACAAGATTCAGGAAGCCGTCCGGGCGGTAGCGGCCAGATCGCGCTTGAAGATCCCGGTTCTCTACGGCATCGACGCCATCCACGGCGCCACCTATACGCAAAACGCCACGCTGTTCCCGCAAGCGATCAGCATGGCCGCGACCTTCAATCCCGATTTGAGCTTCCTGGAAGGCGAGATTACGGCGCGGGAAGTCCGGGCTTCCGGCTTGCAGTGGAATTTTTCGCCGGTGATGGACATCGGCCGCCAGCCGCTCTGGCCGAGACTCTGGGAAACGTACGGCGAAGACGTACGCCTGGCTTCCGTCATGGGCAGCCGTTACATCGAAGGTCATCAAGGCGCCGATTTCAGCGCGGCCGACAAAGGCATGACCTGCCTGAAACACTACGTCGGCTACAGCCTGCCGTTCAACGGCAAGGACCGGACCCCCGCTCTGATCGGCGAGCGCACGTTGCGTGAATATTTTCTGCCGCCTTTTGCCGCGGGCATCCGGGCCGGAGCGCCCACGCTCATGGTCAACTCGGCCGAAGTCGACGGCATTCCGGGGCACGCCAATCACCAGTATCTGACCACCATTTTAAGGGACGAACTCGGTTTTAAAGGCTTTACGGTCTCCGACTGGGAAGACATCAAGCGTTTATATACCCGCGACAAACTGGCGGCTTCGGAAAAAGAAGCGGTCAAAATCGCGGTCATGGCCGGGGTGGACATGAGCATGGTGCCGTTCGATTTTTCGTTTTACGAACTTTTGCTGGAACTGGCCAACAGCGGCGAAGTGCCGATGGCGCGCATCGACGAGGCGGTCGGCCGGATTCTGACGGTGAAATTTCAGGCCGGTTTGTTTGATCCCCCGAAACCGCCGATACCGGCGGAAGCCAATTTCGCCACCCCGGAGGCGGCCGCCATCAACCGGCAAGCGGCGCGCGAATCGATCATTCTCGCAAAAAACGACCGTCATCTGCTGCCGCTGAAAAAGAACGCAAACATCCTGGTAACCGGTCCGACCGCCAATCTTTTGAGCGTGATGAACGGCGGCTGGACCATTACCTGGCAGGGCAATTCGGAAGATTTATACCCGAAAGACAAACCGACGGTGGTCGGGGCGCTGCAAAAACAGTCCGAAGGGAAAATCACCTTCGTCGGCGGCCGTCGTTTCGACGAGCCGATCGATATAGCCGAGGTTGTCAGGGAAGCCGGGCGGCACGATTACATTCTGCTGTGCCTGGGCGAGCCGCCGTACACCGAAACGGTCGGCAATGTCCCTTCGCTGAATCTTCCCGAAGAGCAGACGGCCTTGGCCGATGCGGTACTGGCCACCGGCAAGCCGGTCATTTTACTGACTTTCGGCGGCCGTCCCCGCATCATCACGACGATCGCCGAGAAGGCGCAGGCCGTGCTGCTGGGCTTCTTGCCGGGCATGGAAGGCGGGGAGGCGGTCGCCGACATTCTCTACGGCGCCTACAATCCGGACGCCAAACTGCCCATCACCTATCCGCGCGACACCAACGACATCATGACCTACGATTACAAGCCCATCGAGTCGTTCGAATTGAATACCTACCATCCGTTGTATCCGTTCGGGCACGGATTGAGTTACACCACGTTCGAAACCAGCAACCTGGAGCTCGACAAGCCCGTCATCGGCTTGCAGGAAAACGTCAAGGTGAGCGTCGACGTCAAAAACACCGGCAGGATGGCCGGGAAGGAAACGGTTTTAGTGTATCTGAACGACGTCGCAGCCTCTGTGACCCGTCCCAACAAACAACTGAAAGCCTTTAACAAAGTGGCCCTCGAACCGGGAGAAAGCAAGCGTCTGGAGTTTACCTTGACCCCGTACGATCTGTCGTTTATCGGAGTGGATTTGAAGCGCATCGTCGAGCCCGGAGAATTTACCGTGATGGTCGGCAACGAAAAAGCCCGGTTTACCGTGAAACCATAA
- a CDS encoding sugar MFS transporter, translating to MPAKTPYSGSLSILTSLFFMWGFVTCLNDVLIPHLKSLFILDYAEVMLVQFSFFAAYLLVSVPSGYFVERLGYQIGIITGLAAAGIGCLLFYPAAERLSYPLFLGALFVLASGITLLQVSANPYVAALGSPETAASRLTLTQAFNSLGTTLAPYFGGLFILTLPVKTPDELKSLNAGALAAYQSTQARLVEMPYVSLAAILLVIALIFTVIPLPRVNSHANEQEAARRPTDDHRSAWHYRHLLLGALGIFVYVGAEVAIGSFLIGYLGEPNIAGLSAQAASRHVSFYWGGAMLGRFAGVPLMRTVPAGKLLTVNALAAGGLTLFAMFGDGLPAMWAILSVGFFNSIMFPTIFSLAIQGLGKHTGQGSGILCSAIVGGAILPVIQGLFADRIGLQPAFFVPALCYGYIAYYGWYGSRPAAPKAACLASSK from the coding sequence ATGCCGGCTAAAACGCCTTACTCAGGCTCTCTAAGCATTTTAACCTCGCTGTTTTTCATGTGGGGCTTTGTGACCTGCCTGAACGACGTTCTGATTCCGCATCTGAAGTCGCTGTTCATTCTGGACTATGCCGAGGTCATGCTGGTGCAGTTCAGTTTCTTTGCCGCTTACCTGCTGGTTTCGGTGCCCAGCGGGTATTTCGTCGAAAGACTCGGCTATCAGATAGGGATCATTACCGGACTCGCCGCCGCCGGCATCGGCTGCCTTTTGTTTTATCCGGCCGCAGAACGGCTGAGTTACCCGCTGTTTCTCGGAGCGTTGTTCGTGTTGGCCTCCGGCATCACTTTGTTGCAGGTGTCCGCCAATCCTTACGTGGCGGCGCTGGGATCGCCCGAGACCGCCGCCAGCCGGCTGACCCTGACGCAGGCGTTCAATTCACTCGGCACCACTCTGGCTCCGTATTTCGGCGGCCTGTTCATCCTGACGCTGCCGGTCAAAACGCCGGACGAACTGAAATCCTTGAATGCCGGCGCCCTGGCCGCTTATCAATCTACCCAGGCCAGGCTGGTCGAGATGCCTTATGTAAGCCTGGCGGCCATTCTCCTGGTCATCGCGCTGATCTTTACGGTCATTCCATTGCCCAGGGTGAATTCGCATGCCAACGAGCAGGAAGCGGCACGGCGCCCGACGGACGATCATCGGAGTGCCTGGCATTATCGGCATCTCTTGCTGGGTGCTCTCGGCATCTTTGTCTATGTCGGCGCCGAGGTCGCCATCGGCAGCTTTCTGATCGGCTACCTGGGCGAACCGAATATTGCGGGATTGTCCGCCCAAGCCGCCAGCCGCCATGTTTCTTTTTACTGGGGTGGAGCGATGCTGGGCCGGTTTGCCGGCGTCCCCCTGATGCGAACCGTTCCGGCCGGCAAATTGCTGACCGTTAACGCGCTGGCCGCCGGCGGGTTGACCCTGTTTGCGATGTTCGGAGACGGACTTCCCGCCATGTGGGCGATTCTGTCCGTCGGCTTTTTCAATTCCATCATGTTTCCGACCATTTTCTCGCTGGCGATCCAAGGGCTCGGCAAGCATACGGGGCAGGGCTCCGGCATTTTATGCTCGGCTATCGTCGGAGGCGCCATTCTGCCGGTAATACAAGGCCTGTTCGCAGACCGCATCGGCCTGCAGCCGGCCTTTTTCGTTCCGGCGCTGTGTTATGGCTACATCGCCTATTACGGCTGGTACGGCAGCCGGCCGGCGGCGCCGAAAGCCGCGTGCCTGGCTTCGTCAAAATAA
- a CDS encoding lytic transglycosylase domain-containing protein, which produces MARVNSRPYGPSAKPEAALPPAVYTPATYSGVFLKPGELESAVAFWRKVYAEWQRSEVVFHDDRHLDVIYEVMVLPGYIDDSLSAEQKEIINQRRNFWKTQLSLLESKRYYNVPLNAGDRQLIAKMERSGRPLAGILSGAADRVHAQRGTRERFKRGLEISGRYERQFRRIFRDAGLPEDLAYLPHVESSFQSAARSSAGAVGMWQFTKGAAKRFMPSHRKRDLRLDPFASAVGAARYLSYAYRNLGDWPTAITSFNHGIGGMKRAQNQVGRDFARIVQNYSSPAFGFASRNYYAQFLAAREIASNPIQYFPEGEMVVDNNGHQRISFSRSDLYLLDGTTAEK; this is translated from the coding sequence GTGGCACGTGTTAACTCCCGGCCTTATGGCCCGTCAGCCAAGCCGGAGGCCGCTTTACCGCCAGCCGTGTACACACCGGCAACGTACTCCGGCGTATTTTTAAAACCGGGCGAGCTCGAATCGGCGGTGGCATTCTGGCGCAAAGTTTATGCCGAGTGGCAGCGTTCGGAAGTCGTATTTCACGACGACCGTCATCTGGACGTGATTTACGAAGTGATGGTATTGCCGGGATACATCGACGACAGCCTAAGCGCCGAGCAAAAGGAAATCATCAATCAGCGCCGTAATTTCTGGAAAACTCAATTGTCTCTGCTCGAAAGCAAACGGTATTACAACGTGCCGCTCAATGCGGGCGACCGGCAGTTAATCGCCAAAATGGAACGATCCGGCCGGCCGCTCGCCGGCATTCTGTCCGGCGCCGCCGATCGAGTGCATGCACAGCGGGGAACCCGCGAGCGTTTCAAACGCGGGCTCGAGATCAGCGGGCGCTACGAGCGGCAATTCAGAAGAATTTTTCGCGACGCCGGGCTGCCGGAAGATCTGGCTTATCTTCCGCACGTCGAATCTTCGTTTCAGTCGGCGGCCAGATCCTCCGCCGGCGCCGTCGGCATGTGGCAATTCACCAAAGGCGCCGCAAAAAGATTCATGCCATCCCATAGGAAACGCGATCTTCGCCTCGATCCTTTCGCTTCCGCCGTCGGCGCAGCCCGCTATCTGAGCTATGCCTACCGGAATCTCGGCGACTGGCCTACCGCGATTACTTCGTTTAATCATGGCATCGGCGGCATGAAACGGGCACAAAATCAGGTCGGCCGGGACTTTGCCCGCATCGTGCAGAACTATTCGAGCCCCGCGTTCGGCTTTGCTTCGCGTAATTATTACGCCCAATTTCTGGCAGCGCGTGAAATTGCCAGCAATCCGATACAGTATTTTCCGGAAGGAGAAATGGTTGTCGATAATAACGGGCATCAAAGGATCAGTTTCAGCCGCTCCGATCTTTATCTGCTGGACGGTACGACCGCCGAAAAATAA